In Haliaeetus albicilla chromosome 12, bHalAlb1.1, whole genome shotgun sequence, a genomic segment contains:
- the FOXJ1 gene encoding forkhead box protein J1, whose protein sequence is MQELPTHQGMAEGWLNRPRAGLNRGQKGSMGDSDDLDDSLTSLMWLQDFSIINASMGKSSCCPSGPDPHDCHRIPSFAAPCSPLAADPACMGMPHTPCKPISSSTSRTAHHAMAMHPQLAEDIDYKTNPYVKPPYSYATLICMAMEASKKPKITLSAIYKWITDNFCYFRHADPTWQNSIRHNLSLNKCFIKVPREKGEPGKGGFWKLDPQYADRLKNGAFKKRRMPPVQIHPAFTKTVQEEAQCVASPAASACTSSNVLNVNMESQQLLKEFEEVTGDQNWNPVNGKAGQKRKQPLPKRMTKASRLSNSALLTQEEQTELGSLKGDFDWEAIFDTNLNGDFSTFGDLDLTPPISPITRDLDLTVHGHHIDCAQGQEQVLTESDQNNLDFDETFMATSFLQHPWDEGTNDYLSNSVNMEQLFDLNDTSLPADVSDWSSLASLL, encoded by the exons ATGCAAGAGCTGCCGACACACCAAGGCATGGCTGAGGGGTGGCTGAACCGCCCGCGAGCAGGATTGAACAGAGGGCAGAAGGGCAGCATGGGGGACTCGGATGACCTGGACGACAGCCTGACCAGCCTCATGTGGCTTCAGGACTTCTCAATCATCAACGCCAGCATGGGCAagtcctcctgctgccccagtgGCCCAGACCCCCATGACTGTCACAGGATCCCCAGCTTTGCCGCCCCGTGCTCACCCCTGGCCGCCGACCCAGCGTGCATGGGCATGCCCCACACTCCCTGCAAGcccatctcctcctccacctcGAGGACGGCGCACCACGCCATGGCCATGCACCCTCAGCTCGCAGAGGACATTGACTACAAGACCAACCCATACGTCAAGCCGCCCTACTCCTACGCCACCCTCATCTGCATGGCGATGGAAGCCAGCAAGAAGCCCAAAATTACCCTCTCTGCCATCTACAAGTGGATTACTGACAACTTCTGCTACTTCCGACATGCTGATCCCACCTGGCAG AACTCCATCCGGCACAACCTCTCCTTGAACAAGTGCTTCATCAAGGTGCCCCGGGAGAAGGGTGAGCCAGGGAAAGGTGGGTTTTGGAAGCTTGACCCCCAATACGCCGACCGGCTCAAGAACGGCGCCTTCAAAAAGCGGAGGATGCCCCCAGTGCAGATCCACCCGGCCTTCACCAAAACAGTCCAAGAAGAAGCACAGTGCGTTGCAAGCCCGGCCGCTTCGGCTTGCACCTCCAGTAATGTCCTCAACGTCAACATGGAgtcacagcagctgctgaaagagTTTGAAGAAGTCACCGGTGACCAGAACTGGAATCCAGTCAATGGCAAAGCAGGGCAGAAGCGCAAGCAGCCCTTGCCCAAGCGAATGACCAAGGCGTCTCGGCTTTCCAACTCTGCCTTGCTGACCCAGGAAGAGCAGACCGAGCTGGGATCTCTAAAAGGTGACTTTGACTGGGAAGCTATCTTCGACACCAACCTGAATGGAGACTTCTCCACATTTGGGGATCTGGACCTCACGCCTCCAATCAGCCCCATAACACGTGACCTGGACTTGACGGTACATGGGCACCACATCGACTGTGCCCAGGGGCAGGAGCAGGTCCTCACCGAATCCGACCAGAACAACTTGGACTTTGATGAAACCTTCATGGCCACTTCTTTCCTGCAACATCCCTGGGATGAAGGGACAAATGATTACCTCTCCAACTCAGTCAACATGGAGCAGTTGTTTGACCTCAATGACACCTCTTTGCCAGCAGATGTGAGCGACTGGAGCAGTCTGGCGTCCCTCTTATAG